In one Halictus rubicundus isolate RS-2024b chromosome 14, iyHalRubi1_principal, whole genome shotgun sequence genomic region, the following are encoded:
- the LOC143361031 gene encoding deoxycytidylate deaminase-like encodes MAGERGKRFDWKDFFMGMAVLTSKRSSDPNTKVGACVVDNRNIIVGVGYNEMPKGSDTLKWDKDSKNSLENKYPYVCHAALNAILKRNTSSVEGCALYTTLFPCNECAKAIVQSGIKEVIYLSDHYPTNPGIIKLAETIFNRAGVKCSPFKPKMNSIVIDYKYDCRQ; translated from the exons ATGGCAGGAGAACG TGGCAAACGCTTCGACTGGAAGGATTTTTTCATGGGGATGGCGGTTCTGACCTCGAAACGGAGTAGTGATCCCAATACTAAAGTTGGCGCATGTGTAGTTGATAATCGAAACATAATCGTGGGCGTTGGATACAATGAGATGCCAAAAGGAAGTGATACGTTAAAATGGGATAAAGACTCAAAAAACAGTTTAGAAAACAAATACCCCTACG TGTGCCATGCAGCACTTAATGCTATTCTAAAAAGAAACACCAGCAGTGTTGAAGGTTGTGCTCTTTACACTACTCTATTTCCCTGCAACGAGTGTGCTAAAGCGATTGTACAATCAGGAATCAAAGAGGTCATATATCTATCCGATCACTATCCAACAAATCCAGGGATTATAAAACTAGCTGAAACAATATTTAATAGAGCTGGGGTTAAGTGTAG CCCATTCAAACCGAAAATGAACTCAATTGTAATTGATTATAAATATGACTGCCGTCAATAG
- the LOC143360825 gene encoding deoxycytidylate deaminase-like has translation MAENSGNIIDEHHYFMAAAFLIAKRSKDPVTKVGACIVDDEKKIVGVGYNGMPQGTEFSWNKSKVDPHDNKHSFVCHAELNAILFRSSTSLKGCTVYTTLFPCNGCAKAIVQAGITKVMYMSDKHSLKDETKAAKKIFTDAHIECSQFEPEKDQIRIDFTQN, from the exons ATGGCAGAAAATAG TGGAAACATTATCGACGAGCACCATTATTTCATGGCGGCAGCGTTTCTGATTGCAAAACGGAGTAAAGATCCTGTTACTAAAGTTGGCGCATGCATAGTTGATGACGAAAAGAAAATTGTGGGTGTTGGATATAATGGGATGCCCCAAGGAACTGAATTTTCATGGAATAAGAGTAAAGTAGACCCTCATGACAACAAGCACTCTTTTG TGTGCCATGCAGAACTTAATGCTATTCTCTTCAGAAGCTCAACAAGTCTTAAAGGTTGTACCGTTTACACTACTCTATTCCCCTGTAACGGTTGTGCAAAAGCGATTGTCCAAGCAGGAATAACGAAGGTAATGTACATGTCAGATAAACATAGTCTCAAGGATGAGACGAAAGCtgctaaaaaaatatttacagatgCTCATATCGAGTGTAG CCAATTTGAACCGGAAAAGGACCAAATCCGAATTGATTTTACGCAGAATTAA